A genomic segment from Aspergillus puulaauensis MK2 DNA, chromosome 1, nearly complete sequence encodes:
- a CDS encoding dihydrodipicolinate synthase family protein (COG:E;~EggNog:ENOG410PM2D;~InterPro:IPR002220,IPR013785;~PFAM:PF00701;~go_function: GO:0003824 - catalytic activity [Evidence IEA];~go_function: GO:0016829 - lyase activity [Evidence IEA]), with protein MPQPKVPPSGVWAPTITFFDHTTDTLDLPSQSQYYSYLSQTGLAGLVVLGTNSETFLLTREERKTLLTTARQSVGDSFPIMAGVSGHGTKQVLEFISDAADAGADYALLLPPAYFGKQTTPDVVRGFFEDIARESVLPIVIYNFPAVCNGIDLDSATIAALAKKFPGKIVGVKLTCGSVAKIVRLSAEFPADSFGAFAGQSDFLVGGLAAGAVGTIAGFANVFPKTIVRIYELYRGGKVEEAMELHRKAALAEQPCKAGIASVKYAAAITTAKKAGIQGALGKLKPRRPYTELDDKGKIAVLELTAGLASVEDGL; from the coding sequence CCTCCCCTCCCAATCGCAATACTACAGCTACCTCTCCCAAACCGGTCTGGCCGGGCTGGTCGTCCTCGGCACAAACAGCGAGACATTCCTCCTCACCCGCGAAGAGCGCAAgaccctcctcaccaccgcGCGCCAGAGCGTCGGCGACTCCTTCCCCATCATGGCAGGCGTCTCAGGGCACGGCACGAAGCAGGTCCTTGAATTTATATCCGACGCTGCAGATGCAGGCGCCGACTACGCGCTTCTCCTGCCGCCTGCGTATTTCGGAAAACAGACGACGCCGGATGTGGTGAGGGGGTTTTTTGAGGATATAGCCAGGGAAAGTGTCTTGCCGATTGTGATATATAATTTCCCGGCTGTCTGTAACGGGATTGATCTTGATTCTGCAACCATTGCGGCCCTGGCGAAGAAATTTCCGGGGAAGATTGTCGGCGTCAAGTTAACCTGTGGATCTGTGGCTAAGATTGTCCGGTTATCTGCGGAATTTCCCGCGGATTCTTTTGGTGCGTTTGCAGGGCAGAGTGACTTTCTTGTTGGTGggcttgctgctggtgcggTGGGCACGATTGCCGGATTTGCGAATGTGTTTCCCAAGACCATTGTAAGGATTTATGAGCTTTATCGGGGCGGgaaggtcgaggaggcgatggagtTGCATAGGAAGGCAGCGCTGGCGGAGCAGCCGTGTAAAGCTGGCATTGCGAGTGTCAAGTATGCGGCGGCGATtacgacggcgaagaaggctgggattCAGGGGGCGCTGGGTAAGTTGAAGCCTCGGAGGCCGTATACGGAGTTGGATGATAAGGGGAAGATTGCAGTGTTGGAGCTGACGGCGGGGTTGGCGAGTGTTGAGGACGGTTTGTAG